One region of Girardinichthys multiradiatus isolate DD_20200921_A chromosome 1, DD_fGirMul_XY1, whole genome shotgun sequence genomic DNA includes:
- the wfdc2 gene encoding WAP four-disulfide core domain protein 3 → MYRRTVYLSQTVMGTHWYAIGALILAFGTFVQSYTILFPKDPPTKPGQCPRFITHFPTGVGCNCDQDCPGDDKCCNYQCGSFCLHPDFIRAECPKPSGVGTCDEKCQEDKDCCCGRRCCSNGCGLECMIPKIVKPGHCGLWSPHECGDFCKDDGYCTGDKKCCPSFCGNFCKDPI, encoded by the exons ATGTATAGGCGCACAGTTTATCTGTCACAAACAGTCATGGGGACACACTGGTATGCAATAGGTGCATTGATTTTAGCATTTGGGACATTTGTGCAGTCTTACACAATTTTATTTCcaaaag ATCCCCCAACCAAACCAGGCCAATGTCCACGTTTCATAACACACTTTCCAACTGGTGTGGGCTGTAATTGTGATCAAGACTGTCCTGGAGACGATAAATGCTGCAATTACCAATGTGGATCTTTCTGCCTGCATCCAGATTTCA TAAGGGCAGAGTGTCCTAAACCAAGTGGTGTGGGCACATGTGATGAAAAATGCCAAGAAGACAAGGACTGCTGCTGTGGTAGGAGATGCTGCTCCAACGGCTGTGGGCTTGAGTGCATGATACCAAAAATAG TGAAGCCAGGTCACTGTGGTCTGTGGTCACCGCATGAATGTGGGGACTTCTGCAAAGATGATGGTTATTGTACAGGTGACAAAAAGTGCTGCCCATCCTTCTGTGGTAATTTTTGTAAAGACCCCATCTAA